The following are from one region of the Paenibacillus bovis genome:
- a CDS encoding VWA domain-containing protein, with the protein MTENSPDMGKHLSRWRLILGAEAEQQLDSFSQEGCGALTADERIMDEALAAIYDDTGGGSGSSGQGGGAGGRGAGNGQSAPRLSRWLGDVRNFFPEDIVSIIQNDAMERKGWKQLLFEPEVLSQVKPDITMVGTLMALKGKIPEKTKETARQLIQAVVDDLVRRLEQDIRRAVTGALNRRQHSPLPSLSGIDWKRTIQRNLKHYDRTRGQIIPEKFYYFDRARRSHEWKVIVDIDQSGSMAESIIWASVTASIFASMPALDTRVVAFDTSVVDLTEQCANDPVDMLFGIQLGGGTNIDKSVAYCEEFIEEPKKTLFILISDLYEGGSQARLVRRMREMRESGVKTLCLLALSDEGKPFYDKQLARQLTRDGTPSFACTPALLPSLVEGALKGQDLNELVTRLGIKMDT; encoded by the coding sequence ATGACTGAGAATTCTCCGGATATGGGAAAACATCTGTCGCGCTGGCGACTGATTCTGGGCGCTGAAGCAGAGCAACAGCTGGATTCTTTTAGCCAGGAAGGCTGTGGAGCACTGACAGCAGATGAACGGATTATGGATGAAGCACTGGCTGCTATTTATGATGATACAGGCGGTGGCAGTGGTAGCAGCGGTCAGGGAGGCGGCGCAGGAGGCCGAGGAGCCGGCAATGGACAGTCTGCTCCTCGACTATCCAGATGGCTGGGGGATGTACGCAACTTCTTCCCCGAAGATATTGTGTCTATTATTCAGAACGATGCGATGGAACGCAAAGGATGGAAGCAGCTGCTGTTCGAGCCTGAAGTATTATCCCAGGTCAAGCCGGATATAACGATGGTGGGTACATTGATGGCGCTAAAGGGCAAAATTCCCGAGAAGACCAAAGAAACCGCCAGACAGCTGATTCAGGCGGTAGTGGATGATCTCGTACGTCGACTGGAACAGGATATCCGCCGTGCCGTAACAGGCGCATTGAACCGTCGTCAGCATTCGCCGCTCCCTTCCCTATCTGGCATAGACTGGAAAAGAACCATTCAGCGCAATCTCAAGCACTATGATCGTACACGCGGGCAGATCATCCCGGAGAAGTTTTACTATTTTGACCGGGCACGCCGCAGTCATGAATGGAAAGTTATCGTGGATATTGATCAAAGCGGCTCTATGGCGGAATCTATTATCTGGGCTTCGGTAACAGCTTCGATCTTCGCCAGTATGCCGGCTCTGGATACACGTGTAGTCGCTTTTGATACTTCGGTAGTCGATCTGACAGAACAATGCGCCAATGATCCGGTAGATATGCTGTTTGGTATCCAGCTGGGAGGCGGCACCAATATTGACAAATCGGTCGCCTATTGCGAAGAATTTATCGAGGAGCCAAAGAAAACGCTGTTTATACTGATCTCCGATCTGTATGAAGGAGGCAGTCAGGCCCGGCTGGTACGCAGAATGCGTGAAATGCGCGAATCCGGTGTCAAAACACTGTGCCTGCTGGCTTTGTCCGATGAAGGCAAGCCGTTTTACGACAAGCAGCTTGCCCGTCAATTGACTCGGGATGGTACGCCGAGTTTTGCCTGTACTCCTGCTCTGCTGCCTTCGCTTGTCGAAGGCGCACTGAAAGGGCAGGATCTGAACGAGCTGGTCACACGACTGGGTATAAAGATGGACACATAA
- a CDS encoding SDR family oxidoreductase codes for MYPDLEGKTVIVTGAATGIGQAIALRFGQEKANVVINYHSNHDGVEETIQKIKEAGGQAIDLQGDMSKEEDVEKVIQAAHDHFGSMDIMINNAGMENEVPSHELTLDDWNKVINVNLTGAFLGSREAIKYMLKHNIKGSVINMSSVHEIIPWPHFVHYTASKGGVKMMTQTLAMEYAPNGIRVNSIGPGAINTPINAEKFSDPKEKEKVEKLIPMGYIGKPEEIAAVAAWLASSEASYVTGITIFADGGMTKYPSFQGGNG; via the coding sequence ATGTATCCGGATCTGGAAGGCAAAACAGTCATTGTGACCGGCGCAGCAACAGGAATCGGGCAGGCTATCGCCCTGCGTTTTGGACAGGAAAAGGCCAATGTGGTAATCAATTATCACAGTAATCATGATGGTGTAGAAGAGACGATCCAGAAGATCAAGGAAGCGGGCGGACAAGCGATTGATCTGCAAGGCGATATGTCCAAGGAAGAAGATGTGGAAAAGGTCATCCAAGCAGCACATGATCATTTTGGCAGTATGGATATTATGATCAATAATGCCGGTATGGAGAACGAAGTACCGTCGCATGAGCTGACGCTGGACGATTGGAACAAAGTCATTAACGTTAACTTGACCGGCGCTTTTCTGGGCAGCCGTGAAGCGATCAAATATATGCTCAAGCACAATATCAAAGGCAGCGTCATCAACATGTCGAGTGTGCACGAGATTATTCCATGGCCGCATTTTGTACATTATACGGCCAGTAAGGGCGGCGTGAAAATGATGACCCAAACCCTGGCGATGGAATATGCGCCTAACGGTATCCGGGTCAATTCGATCGGGCCGGGAGCGATCAACACACCGATCAATGCAGAGAAGTTCTCTGATCCCAAAGAAAAAGAGAAAGTCGAAAAGCTTATTCCTATGGGTTATATCGGCAAGCCGGAAGAGATTGCTGCTGTTGCCGCATGGCTGGCTTCATCGGAAGCGAGCTATGTGACCGGCATTACTATCTTTGCAGACGGCGGTATGACCAAATATCCTTCATTCCAGGGCGGTAACGGCTGA